Proteins encoded in a region of the Rhizobium etli CFN 42 genome:
- the mctP gene encoding sodium:solute symporter family monocarboxylate transporter, producing MTTDINGTALAVFIFFFALVTVMGFVASRWRKPETLAHIDEWGLGGRNFGTWITWFLVGGDFYTAYTVIAVPALVYTVGAYGFFALPYTIVVYPFVFMVMPVLWKRAKEFGYVTAADVVHGQYGSRGLELAVAATGVIATMPYIALQLVGMTAVLKALGLHGELPLAIAFIVLALYTYSAGLRAPALIAFVKDIMIYIVVIAAVALIPSKLGGYANVFASADAAFQAKGSGSLLLGGNQYVAYATLAFGSALAAFMYPHTLTGIFASNSGKTIRKNAILLPAYTLLLGLLALLGYMGHAANLKLDSANDVVPTLFKTLFSGWFSGFAFAAIAIGALVPAAVMSIGAANLFTRNFWKAYVDPKVSDAGEAKVAKVTSLVVKVGALLVIIFLPTQFALDLQLLGGIWILQTLPALVFGLYTNWFRAPGLLAGWFVGFCAGTFLVWDAGWKPLHLISLGGEPFTVYTGLLALAANIGVAVIVNALLPAKVPARA from the coding sequence ATGACGACTGACATCAACGGCACGGCGCTTGCCGTCTTCATCTTCTTCTTCGCCCTCGTCACGGTCATGGGATTCGTCGCCAGCCGCTGGCGCAAGCCCGAGACCCTCGCCCATATCGATGAATGGGGTCTCGGCGGACGCAACTTCGGCACCTGGATCACCTGGTTCCTCGTCGGCGGCGATTTCTACACTGCCTATACCGTCATCGCCGTCCCGGCGCTGGTCTATACCGTCGGCGCCTACGGCTTCTTCGCGCTACCCTACACGATCGTCGTCTATCCCTTCGTCTTCATGGTCATGCCGGTTCTGTGGAAACGCGCCAAGGAATTCGGCTATGTCACGGCGGCCGACGTCGTCCACGGCCAATACGGATCACGCGGTCTCGAACTCGCGGTCGCCGCAACGGGCGTCATCGCCACCATGCCTTACATCGCCCTCCAGCTCGTCGGCATGACGGCGGTCCTGAAGGCGCTGGGGCTGCATGGCGAGCTGCCGCTTGCAATCGCCTTCATCGTGCTGGCGCTCTACACCTATTCGGCGGGGCTGCGCGCCCCGGCACTGATCGCCTTCGTCAAGGACATCATGATCTATATCGTGGTGATCGCCGCCGTCGCGCTCATCCCGTCGAAGCTCGGCGGCTATGCCAATGTCTTCGCCTCGGCCGATGCGGCTTTCCAGGCCAAGGGCTCCGGCAGCCTGCTGCTCGGCGGCAATCAATATGTCGCCTATGCCACGCTCGCTTTCGGTTCAGCGCTGGCGGCCTTCATGTATCCGCATACGCTGACCGGCATCTTTGCGTCCAACAGCGGCAAGACGATCCGCAAGAATGCGATCCTGCTACCGGCCTATACGCTGCTGCTCGGCCTCCTGGCGCTGCTCGGCTACATGGGTCATGCCGCCAACCTGAAGCTCGACAGTGCGAACGATGTCGTACCGACCCTGTTCAAGACGCTGTTTTCGGGCTGGTTCTCCGGTTTCGCCTTTGCGGCGATCGCGATCGGCGCACTGGTGCCGGCGGCGGTGATGAGCATCGGCGCGGCCAACCTCTTCACCCGCAATTTCTGGAAGGCCTATGTCGACCCCAAGGTCAGCGATGCGGGCGAGGCCAAGGTCGCGAAGGTGACGTCGCTAGTGGTGAAGGTCGGCGCGCTGCTCGTCATCATCTTCCTGCCGACGCAGTTCGCCCTCGATCTGCAGCTGCTCGGCGGCATTTGGATCCTGCAGACGCTTCCGGCCCTGGTCTTCGGTCTCTACACCAACTGGTTCCGCGCGCCCGGTCTGCTTGCCGGCTGGTTCGTCGGCTTCTGCGCCGGCACCTTCCTCGTCTGGGATGCCGGCTGGAAGCCGTTGCACCTGATCAGCCTCGGCGGCGAGCCCTTCACCGTCTACACCGGGCTGCTGGCTCTCGCGGCAAATATCGGCGTCGCCGTCATCGTCAACGCCCTGCTGCCGGCCAAGGTCCCGGCTCGGGCGTAA
- a CDS encoding DUF3311 domain-containing protein encodes MEKPRSKAALWLLIIPYIGLLWPAFYNLREPSLFGFPFFYWYQLLWVPITATLTWIAYRSVRHDD; translated from the coding sequence ATGGAAAAACCACGTAGCAAGGCAGCGCTGTGGCTGCTGATCATTCCGTACATAGGTCTGCTCTGGCCGGCATTCTACAATCTCCGCGAGCCGTCGCTTTTCGGCTTTCCCTTCTTCTACTGGTATCAGCTTCTCTGGGTGCCGATTACCGCGACATTGACCTGGATCGCCTATCGGAGCGTTCGCCATGACGACTGA
- a CDS encoding two-component system response regulator MctR codes for MNEGAKIRVLLIDNHPLVLDGLKAVLETFDHIEVAGTAGLAQTGLDIARQIQPQVVLMDINMPKLSGIDAIELFRSELPQTRVVMLSMHDSREYISSSVMRGAAGYVLKDVSTEEIVAAIETVADGGTYFSSGVFDALMRERAEQGSDPLTPRERDTLGLIVAGRSNREIAEVLGISAATAETHRKNLKKKLGIATTAGLIRYALDHGIASKIDANSHLPTSG; via the coding sequence ATGAACGAAGGGGCGAAAATCAGGGTGCTCCTGATCGACAACCACCCGCTGGTGCTGGATGGATTGAAAGCCGTGCTCGAGACATTCGATCATATCGAGGTCGCAGGCACCGCCGGTCTCGCGCAAACCGGACTCGATATCGCCCGGCAGATCCAGCCGCAGGTGGTGCTGATGGACATCAACATGCCGAAGCTCAGCGGCATCGATGCGATCGAGCTGTTCAGGAGCGAACTTCCGCAGACCCGCGTCGTGATGCTCTCCATGCATGACAGCCGCGAGTATATCTCCTCTTCGGTGATGCGCGGCGCCGCCGGTTATGTTCTGAAAGACGTCTCCACAGAGGAGATCGTCGCGGCGATCGAGACCGTCGCGGATGGCGGCACCTATTTCTCCTCCGGCGTCTTCGACGCGCTGATGAGGGAACGGGCGGAGCAGGGGAGCGATCCCTTGACGCCGCGCGAGCGCGACACGCTCGGGCTGATCGTTGCCGGCCGCAGCAACCGCGAGATCGCTGAAGTGCTCGGGATAAGCGCTGCCACGGCGGAAACCCATCGCAAAAACCTCAAGAAGAAACTTGGCATCGCCACCACCGCAGGCCTGATCCGCTACGCGCTCGATCACGGCATCGCCTCGAAAATCGACGCGAATTCGCACCTACCCACTTCTGGGTAG
- a CDS encoding two-component system sensor histidine kinase MctS: MTLRHQIIALAIIPLVISILAVTTFITWQSANLAKNSIDTFEQNMLKTKEAEILNLTNLALSAIQTIYDRAGPDDEAAKQQVADILTSLDYGKDGYFFVYDYDGNNIVHPRQSFRHGHNWIDLTDPDGDKVIAELIATAKAGGGLHQYKWQKPSTGQIADKLSFVVSLDKWHWVVGTGVYLDDVYSQSAAANKVMRANIRRTFVIVALIAVPSVLIVFTTCMLLTFRERRMADSRLKELMQRVIDTQEEERTRLARELHDGISQTLLGVRYAMDLAGRKVRTNVDDAAQTIERGVEALNGAIKEIRLLSHDLRPRVLDDLGLTAALEALCHHFADRTGIETKIDASGFAGTLKAEASTALYRVAQEAFNNVERHSGASKLSVKLWSDGGRARLTISDNGTGFDGARDGASGGAGLGLRNMQERMAHFRGLLLINSSEAGTTLTAMMPRSANLAAGKQAEAA; the protein is encoded by the coding sequence TTGACGTTACGACACCAGATCATCGCATTGGCGATCATCCCGCTCGTCATCTCGATCCTTGCGGTCACCACCTTCATCACCTGGCAATCGGCAAATCTCGCCAAGAACAGCATCGACACCTTCGAGCAGAACATGCTGAAGACGAAGGAAGCCGAAATCCTCAATCTGACCAACCTTGCCCTGTCGGCCATCCAGACGATCTATGACAGAGCCGGTCCCGACGACGAGGCGGCCAAGCAGCAGGTGGCTGATATTCTGACTTCGCTCGACTACGGCAAGGACGGGTATTTCTTCGTCTATGATTACGACGGCAACAATATCGTCCACCCCCGCCAAAGCTTCCGGCATGGGCACAATTGGATCGATCTCACCGACCCGGATGGCGACAAGGTCATTGCCGAACTGATCGCCACCGCAAAGGCCGGCGGCGGCCTGCATCAGTACAAATGGCAGAAGCCGTCGACCGGGCAGATCGCCGACAAGCTCTCTTTTGTCGTCAGCCTCGACAAATGGCACTGGGTCGTAGGAACCGGCGTCTACCTCGACGATGTCTATTCCCAGAGTGCGGCCGCCAACAAAGTGATGCGCGCCAACATCCGGCGGACCTTCGTCATCGTCGCGCTGATCGCGGTGCCATCGGTGCTTATCGTTTTCACAACCTGCATGCTGCTGACCTTTCGCGAGCGCCGCATGGCCGATAGCCGCCTGAAGGAGTTGATGCAGCGGGTCATCGACACCCAGGAAGAAGAGCGCACTCGGCTGGCGCGCGAACTGCATGACGGCATTTCCCAGACCCTTCTCGGCGTTCGTTATGCGATGGATCTTGCCGGCCGCAAGGTCAGGACCAATGTCGACGATGCGGCGCAGACCATCGAGCGCGGCGTCGAGGCGCTGAACGGCGCCATCAAGGAAATCCGGCTGCTCTCGCACGATCTGCGCCCGCGCGTGCTCGACGATCTCGGCCTGACGGCTGCACTGGAAGCACTGTGTCACCACTTTGCCGACCGGACGGGAATCGAGACGAAGATCGACGCCTCGGGCTTCGCAGGCACGCTGAAGGCGGAAGCCAGTACCGCCCTTTATCGCGTCGCCCAGGAGGCCTTCAACAATGTCGAACGGCATTCGGGCGCCTCGAAGCTCTCGGTCAAGCTCTGGAGCGACGGCGGCCGCGCCCGCTTGACCATCTCCGACAACGGGACCGGCTTTGATGGCGCCAGGGATGGCGCCTCCGGCGGCGCGGGCCTCGGCCTGCGCAACATGCAGGAGCGAATGGCGCACTTCCGGGGCCTGCTCCTCATCAACAGCAGCGAGGCCGGCACGACGCTGACGGCGATGATGCCGAGATCGGCCAATCTTGCCGCCGGCAAACAGGCGGAAGCCGCATGA
- a CDS encoding Lrp/AsnC family transcriptional regulator, which produces MEQLDRFDRDILDIVQRDCQLKAETIAERVGLSVSAVQRRLKRLREEGIIKAEVAVVDRKATGTSMVFIVGMEIERDNYDALAKFRVWAEKQDHIQQVYYVTGAVDLIAIVTARDVEHYDDIAALIMAENPQIRRMHTNVVLRDVKLGQFVPLE; this is translated from the coding sequence ATGGAACAACTGGATCGCTTTGACCGTGACATCCTCGATATCGTTCAGCGCGACTGTCAGCTGAAGGCCGAAACGATCGCCGAACGAGTGGGATTGTCGGTCTCGGCCGTGCAGCGGCGGCTGAAGCGGCTGCGCGAGGAGGGCATCATCAAGGCGGAGGTCGCCGTCGTCGACCGGAAGGCGACGGGAACATCGATGGTGTTCATCGTCGGGATGGAGATCGAGCGGGACAATTACGACGCCTTGGCGAAGTTCCGCGTCTGGGCGGAGAAACAGGATCATATCCAACAGGTCTATTACGTCACCGGTGCGGTCGATCTGATCGCGATCGTCACCGCCCGTGACGTCGAGCATTATGACGACATCGCCGCTCTGATCATGGCCGAAAACCCGCAGATCCGCCGCATGCACACGAATGTGGTGCTGCGGGACGTCAAGCTCGGCCAGTTCGTGCCGCTGGAATAG
- a CDS encoding ABC transporter ATP-binding protein, with protein sequence MSDQPFPALRVEDLHKSFGSQQVLKGISTEAHKSDVISIIGSSGSGKSTFLRCINFLETPDRGRVAVNGEEVALKIGRSGRLQPKSWRQIERLRTGLGMVFQSFNLWAHRTVLENVIEAPVHVMGVSRREATEKAEALLHKVGLFDKRDAYPAFLSGGQQQRAAIARALCVDPAVMLFDEPTSALDPELVGEVLKVIRDLAEEGRTMLIVTHEMRFARDVSSRVLFLHQGRIEEEGPPEQVFGAPVSARCREFTRLTAH encoded by the coding sequence ATGTCGGATCAACCCTTTCCTGCTCTTCGCGTCGAAGATCTTCATAAAAGCTTCGGCTCGCAACAGGTTCTCAAGGGTATCTCCACTGAGGCCCACAAGTCGGATGTGATCTCCATTATCGGCTCGTCAGGTTCTGGCAAGAGCACCTTCCTCAGATGCATCAATTTTCTGGAAACGCCCGATCGCGGGCGCGTCGCCGTCAACGGCGAAGAGGTCGCGCTGAAAATCGGCCGCAGCGGGCGACTGCAGCCGAAGAGCTGGCGGCAGATTGAACGGCTGCGTACGGGGCTTGGGATGGTCTTCCAGAGCTTCAATCTCTGGGCCCATCGCACCGTATTGGAAAATGTCATCGAGGCGCCGGTGCATGTCATGGGCGTTTCCAGGCGCGAAGCGACCGAAAAGGCCGAAGCGCTGCTGCACAAGGTCGGGCTCTTCGACAAGCGCGACGCCTATCCCGCCTTCCTCTCCGGTGGCCAGCAGCAGCGCGCGGCGATCGCAAGAGCGCTCTGCGTCGATCCCGCCGTCATGCTGTTCGATGAGCCGACATCGGCGCTCGATCCCGAGCTGGTTGGCGAGGTGCTGAAAGTCATCCGCGATCTGGCTGAAGAGGGCCGGACCATGCTGATCGTCACGCATGAAATGCGCTTCGCCCGCGACGTCTCGAGCCGCGTCCTCTTCCTGCACCAGGGACGGATCGAGGAGGAAGGCCCGCCGGAACAAGTCTTCGGGGCGCCCGTCAGCGCCCGCTGCCGGGAATTCACTCGTCTCACCGCCCACTGA
- a CDS encoding transporter substrate-binding domain-containing protein has product MKLLPTLFAGVAFALSAVAAQAEVRFGVMNESYPPFFAKNASGEWQGWEIDLMNAVCEEMKEKCSIVEISWDGLIPALQSKKFDVIWSSMSNTAERSKVIDFTDKYYNTPSTLIGPKDQKPGATAEDVKGKTIGIQVSTIQSEYYKKYFAEAADEKTYQTLDEAFQDLASGRIDYVFGDSLALDAFLKSDGGKDCCAKMGDVADDKEVLGAGVSGGLRKEDTELKAKLNAAIAAVRANGQYDAITKKYFDFDIYGAK; this is encoded by the coding sequence ATGAAACTGCTCCCCACGCTTTTCGCCGGCGTCGCATTTGCGCTTTCCGCCGTCGCGGCACAGGCCGAAGTCCGCTTCGGCGTCATGAACGAATCCTATCCGCCCTTTTTCGCCAAGAACGCTTCGGGTGAGTGGCAGGGATGGGAAATCGACCTGATGAATGCCGTCTGCGAAGAGATGAAGGAGAAATGCTCGATCGTCGAAATCTCCTGGGATGGCCTCATTCCGGCTCTCCAGAGCAAGAAGTTCGACGTGATCTGGTCGTCAATGTCGAACACGGCGGAACGCTCCAAAGTCATCGACTTCACCGATAAATATTACAACACGCCAAGCACCCTGATCGGTCCCAAGGACCAGAAGCCGGGCGCCACGGCCGAGGATGTGAAGGGCAAGACCATCGGCATCCAAGTGTCGACGATCCAGTCTGAATATTACAAGAAATACTTTGCCGAGGCTGCCGACGAAAAGACATATCAGACGCTCGACGAGGCTTTCCAGGATCTGGCCTCCGGCCGCATCGACTACGTCTTCGGCGATTCGCTGGCGCTCGACGCTTTCCTGAAAAGCGACGGCGGCAAGGATTGCTGCGCCAAGATGGGTGACGTCGCCGACGACAAGGAAGTTCTCGGCGCCGGCGTTTCCGGCGGCCTGCGCAAGGAAGACACGGAGCTGAAAGCTAAGCTGAATGCGGCAATCGCTGCCGTTCGCGCCAACGGCCAGTATGACGCCATCACCAAGAAATACTTCGACTTCGATATCTACGGCGCGAAGTAA
- a CDS encoding ABC transporter permease, whose translation MATAQQGILDLLAPYPPGWGGVLLTGAVSTVAISACAFAIGLLLGTGGALGKLSGNRALRLMLDLYTTLIRAVPELILIVGLYYAGTDGLNRLLAALELPPVNVNGFVAAVAVLGFVQGAYMTEVLRGAILAIPTGQIEAAKAFGMGPVLRFRRVLLPALLPNALPGLANLWMSVTKDSALVAVVGYQELALATRLAGASTKHYFIFFLASALLYLAITLASNVVFKLIEGRVRRGQPRLA comes from the coding sequence ATGGCGACTGCGCAACAAGGCATCCTGGACCTGCTAGCCCCCTATCCTCCGGGGTGGGGCGGCGTTCTCTTGACAGGTGCGGTCTCCACGGTCGCCATCTCGGCCTGCGCCTTCGCCATTGGACTGTTGCTCGGGACGGGAGGTGCGCTCGGGAAGCTTTCTGGCAATCGCGCGCTACGCCTCATGCTCGATCTCTATACTACGCTCATCCGCGCCGTTCCGGAGCTGATCCTGATCGTCGGCCTTTATTATGCCGGCACAGACGGCCTCAACCGGCTGCTGGCGGCACTGGAGCTGCCGCCGGTCAACGTGAACGGCTTCGTCGCCGCCGTCGCGGTGCTCGGCTTCGTGCAGGGCGCCTACATGACCGAGGTGCTCCGCGGCGCGATCCTTGCCATTCCCACCGGTCAGATCGAGGCCGCCAAGGCCTTTGGCATGGGGCCGGTGCTGCGGTTTCGCCGCGTCCTGCTGCCGGCGCTCTTGCCGAATGCGCTGCCGGGACTGGCCAATCTGTGGATGTCGGTCACCAAGGACAGTGCGCTGGTCGCAGTCGTCGGCTATCAGGAACTGGCGCTCGCCACCCGCCTCGCCGGCGCAAGCACCAAACACTATTTTATCTTTTTCCTCGCTTCGGCCCTTCTCTATCTCGCTATCACGCTCGCTTCCAATGTCGTCTTCAAGCTGATCGAAGGGCGGGTGCGGCGCGGACAGCCGCGTCTCGCCTGA
- a CDS encoding ABC transporter permease: protein MSFTWISSYWPLLLTGAWQTVALLVISVVFGFIIAIGLAFAQVSGGRLTRLLARGYCTFFRGTPLLIQLWLLYYGVGSLLPMVPGIRQSLFWPILREGFFFAAVSFTLNYAAYEAEVLRGALLAVPKGELEAGRAFGLSPWKLTRRIWLPRAIRIALPTIAGEIVMQLKATPLAFTVTVMDLYAVANKVRQDTLLVYEPLLVVTLFYLALTAVIARVLRGLEAQVPVRR, encoded by the coding sequence ATGAGTTTCACCTGGATCTCTTCCTATTGGCCGCTGCTTCTGACCGGCGCCTGGCAGACCGTGGCGCTGCTGGTCATCTCAGTGGTGTTCGGTTTCATCATCGCCATAGGCCTCGCCTTCGCGCAGGTCAGCGGCGGCAGGCTGACGCGGCTGCTGGCCCGCGGCTATTGCACCTTCTTTCGCGGCACGCCGCTGCTGATCCAGCTATGGCTTCTCTATTACGGCGTCGGTTCGTTGCTGCCGATGGTCCCTGGCATCCGCCAGAGCCTGTTCTGGCCGATCCTGCGCGAAGGCTTCTTCTTTGCCGCCGTCAGCTTCACGCTGAATTATGCGGCCTATGAAGCTGAGGTCTTGCGCGGCGCCCTGCTTGCCGTTCCGAAGGGGGAGCTCGAAGCCGGCCGGGCCTTCGGTCTGTCGCCCTGGAAGCTGACCCGACGCATCTGGCTGCCGCGCGCCATCCGCATCGCCCTTCCGACCATAGCCGGAGAGATCGTCATGCAGCTGAAGGCGACGCCCCTCGCCTTCACGGTGACGGTGATGGATCTCTATGCCGTGGCCAACAAGGTTCGCCAGGACACGCTGCTGGTCTATGAGCCGCTGCTTGTCGTCACCCTCTTCTATCTCGCCCTGACCGCTGTCATCGCCCGTGTCCTTCGAGGTCTCGAAGCGCAAGTGCCGGTCCGGCGTTAG
- a CDS encoding homocysteine S-methyltransferase family protein has product MSTTRILDGGMSRELLRLGAELKQPEWSALALINSPDIVREVHKEFIAAGSEIITTNSYALVPFHIGEDRFRKEGAALIRLAGRLAREAADSVTGRKVLVAGSLPPIFGSYEPQNFRPERVQDYLKVLVENLAPFVDIWLGETLSLIAEGEAVREAVAASGKPFWISFTLADDKADIESGEPKLRSGESVEAAASWAASSGAEAFLFNCSKPEVMEAAVATAAAVFRKMDAGIEIGVYANAFEGEQGESAANEGLHETRDDLNDDAYSRFACSWAEAGATIIGGCCGIGAAHIHRLGKTLRS; this is encoded by the coding sequence ATGAGCACCACACGAATTCTCGATGGCGGCATGAGCCGCGAATTGCTGCGGCTCGGCGCCGAATTGAAGCAGCCGGAATGGTCGGCGCTGGCGCTGATCAATTCGCCGGATATCGTCCGCGAGGTGCATAAGGAATTCATCGCCGCCGGCTCCGAGATCATTACGACGAACAGCTATGCGCTGGTGCCTTTCCATATCGGCGAGGACCGGTTTCGGAAGGAGGGTGCGGCGCTGATCCGTCTTGCCGGTCGCTTAGCACGCGAGGCGGCCGATTCTGTCACCGGTCGCAAGGTGCTGGTTGCCGGTTCGCTGCCGCCGATCTTCGGCTCCTACGAGCCGCAGAATTTTCGGCCTGAGCGGGTGCAGGATTATCTCAAGGTGCTGGTCGAAAACCTCGCCCCCTTCGTCGACATATGGCTCGGAGAGACGCTGAGTCTGATCGCCGAGGGCGAGGCCGTCCGCGAGGCGGTGGCGGCATCGGGAAAACCGTTCTGGATTTCCTTCACGCTGGCCGATGACAAAGCGGATATCGAAAGCGGCGAGCCGAAGCTTCGCTCCGGCGAAAGCGTCGAGGCGGCGGCGTCCTGGGCCGCGTCATCGGGCGCCGAAGCCTTCCTGTTCAATTGCAGCAAACCGGAAGTGATGGAGGCGGCCGTCGCGACGGCAGCAGCAGTATTCCGCAAGATGGATGCCGGAATCGAAATCGGCGTCTATGCCAATGCCTTCGAGGGCGAACAGGGCGAGTCGGCTGCAAATGAAGGCCTGCACGAGACCCGCGACGATCTGAATGATGACGCCTATTCGCGTTTTGCCTGCTCCTGGGCCGAGGCCGGCGCGACTATCATCGGCGGCTGCTGCGGCATCGGTGCTGCCCATATCCATCGTCTGGGCAAGACGCTTCGAAGCTGA
- a CDS encoding MarR family winged helix-turn-helix transcriptional regulator codes for MKKTLPPLRQEDYEALADLRFALRQFMDFSASAAQSEGLPVQQHQALLAIKGQRGEAMTIGMLAERLIIAPHTATELVGRLSDAGLVERHADPTDRRRQTLLLTDKADELLTRLSAVHLSEIRVMAPKLIELLLELQKTAPKAE; via the coding sequence GTGAAGAAAACCCTGCCGCCGCTGAGACAGGAGGATTATGAGGCGCTCGCCGACCTTAGGTTCGCGCTTCGCCAGTTCATGGACTTCAGCGCCTCAGCCGCCCAGTCGGAAGGACTGCCCGTCCAGCAGCATCAGGCGCTGCTGGCGATCAAGGGACAACGCGGCGAAGCGATGACTATCGGCATGCTGGCCGAGCGGCTGATCATCGCGCCGCATACGGCAACCGAGCTCGTCGGACGGCTTTCGGATGCCGGGCTGGTCGAACGCCATGCCGACCCAACCGACAGGCGCCGTCAGACGCTGCTGCTGACCGACAAGGCCGACGAGCTTCTGACGAGGCTGAGCGCCGTCCACTTGTCGGAAATCCGGGTGATGGCACCGAAACTGATCGAGCTGCTGCTCGAGCTTCAGAAGACGGCGCCGAAGGCGGAGTAA
- a CDS encoding chloride channel protein, which translates to MAQHQHSNRPHDFTGGLSRREAGDFTTDRRVLLLVGMAVIVGTAGAFAAWCLVSLIALVTNVIWFGQIGIQPASLAAVPRSLWVVLVPPLGGLVIGLMARFGSEKIRGHGIPEAIEAILIGGSRMSPKVAVLKPLSSAISIGTGGPFGAEGPIIMTGGAIGSLFAQFFHMSATERKTLLVAGAAAGMTAIFGSPIAAVMLAVELLLFEWKPRSFIPVAVAACVSICWRPLLFGVGPLFPTHFQVTLPWWGIFACAAMGIISGLQSGLLTTLLYRIEDLFEALPIHWMWWPMLGGLVIGLGGLIEPRAMGVGYDIIDGLLNNRLLAPAVLSILLVKTIIWLFALSSGTSGGVLAPLLIFGGALGWLVGIVMPGNDPGFWALLGMAAMMGGTMRAPLTGTFFAMEITGDVSTLVPLLAATVVAYAVTVLLLRRSILTEKIARRGQHITREYGVDPFELSRAREIMISEVDTLPVTMTVGEACDFFASRPKTRRIYPVVDAAGKLTGIVSRADILLWQGKPDIAAHTLGETVTDDSVPVGHPDDTVAFIADLMLSTDNGRIPIVNPASGRLCGLIARKDLLRLRSSLRSAELDRRPYLAAGPRSRLQ; encoded by the coding sequence ATGGCGCAGCACCAACACAGCAACCGGCCGCACGATTTCACGGGCGGCCTTTCCCGGCGCGAGGCCGGAGACTTCACCACCGACAGACGGGTCCTCCTGCTTGTCGGGATGGCCGTCATCGTCGGCACCGCAGGCGCCTTTGCGGCCTGGTGTCTCGTCAGCCTGATCGCTCTGGTAACCAATGTCATCTGGTTCGGACAGATCGGCATTCAGCCGGCTTCCCTGGCCGCCGTGCCGCGCTCGCTATGGGTGGTACTGGTGCCGCCGCTCGGCGGGCTCGTCATCGGCCTGATGGCCCGTTTCGGGTCGGAAAAAATTCGCGGCCACGGCATTCCCGAGGCGATCGAAGCGATCCTGATCGGCGGCAGCCGGATGTCGCCGAAGGTCGCGGTGCTGAAGCCGCTGTCATCGGCGATCTCGATCGGCACCGGCGGCCCGTTCGGCGCCGAGGGGCCGATCATCATGACCGGCGGAGCGATCGGCTCGCTGTTTGCGCAGTTCTTTCACATGAGTGCGACCGAGCGGAAAACGCTGCTCGTTGCGGGTGCCGCTGCCGGCATGACGGCGATCTTCGGCTCGCCGATCGCCGCCGTCATGCTGGCGGTCGAACTGCTGCTATTCGAATGGAAACCGCGCAGCTTCATTCCCGTCGCGGTCGCCGCCTGCGTGTCAATCTGCTGGCGCCCGCTGCTCTTCGGCGTTGGCCCGCTGTTCCCGACCCATTTCCAGGTGACCCTGCCCTGGTGGGGGATTTTCGCCTGTGCGGCGATGGGCATCATATCGGGGCTGCAATCAGGATTGCTGACGACGCTGCTCTACCGGATCGAGGATCTGTTCGAGGCGCTCCCGATCCACTGGATGTGGTGGCCGATGCTCGGCGGTCTCGTCATCGGCCTCGGCGGCCTGATCGAACCGCGAGCGATGGGCGTCGGCTATGACATCATCGACGGCCTGCTCAACAACCGGCTATTGGCGCCGGCAGTTCTGTCGATCCTGCTGGTGAAGACCATCATCTGGCTGTTTGCCCTTTCGTCGGGCACCTCCGGTGGCGTGCTCGCTCCGCTTCTCATCTTCGGCGGCGCTCTCGGATGGCTGGTCGGCATCGTCATGCCTGGCAATGATCCCGGCTTCTGGGCGCTGCTCGGAATGGCGGCGATGATGGGCGGAACCATGCGCGCGCCGCTCACCGGCACCTTCTTTGCGATGGAGATTACCGGCGACGTCAGCACGCTGGTTCCCCTGCTCGCCGCAACGGTGGTCGCCTATGCCGTCACGGTTCTTCTCTTGCGCCGCTCGATCCTCACCGAGAAGATCGCGCGTCGCGGCCAGCACATCACCCGCGAATATGGTGTCGATCCGTTCGAGCTCTCCCGGGCAAGGGAGATCATGATCAGCGAGGTCGACACACTTCCCGTTACCATGACGGTCGGGGAAGCATGCGATTTCTTCGCCTCACGGCCGAAGACCCGCCGGATCTATCCGGTCGTCGATGCGGCAGGCAAGTTGACTGGCATCGTATCGAGGGCGGATATCCTGCTCTGGCAGGGAAAACCTGATATCGCGGCCCACACGCTTGGTGAAACCGTCACAGATGATTCCGTTCCCGTCGGGCATCCTGACGATACTGTCGCCTTCATTGCCGATTTGATGCTGTCGACGGACAATGGGCGTATTCCGATCGTCAATCCGGCATCGGGCAGACTGTGCGGCTTGATCGCGCGCAAGGATCTGCTGCGGCTGCGCAGTTCCCTGAGGTCCGCAGAACTGGACCGTCGGCCTTACCTCGCCGCAGGGCCCAGGAGCAGGTTGCAGTAG